One genomic window of Polyangium aurulentum includes the following:
- a CDS encoding PEGA domain-containing protein: MKRLTAALLVSLLAFAAPARADNGENVEKARILFNAGAQAYAAGRYEDAVHAFREAHSLTPERATVIFSLAQAERRHYTVVHDPEVLRAAIDHFRRYLALVPEGGRRADAIAALGELEATLSGLRDKAEPDAAPRAPPPARIMVTTNAPDAVISLDGEAHAESPLLEVVGPGRHVVRVSAPGFLDEQRQVVAVEGALVPIEITLRERPSYLALTAPRGAWIAIDGRPQGEAPVPGRIELAPGPHLVTVTQWGHDARAERVVLARGHVTPLAVTLRTSDQRRVSQMLAGGFAAGLVGGAVLALGALRQENIAKRVLADAEVENISATQLEQYNTARESRDALRVASYSVFGLSCALGVAAAATFYFDNPKPPRAPRMVGVQRGSIAILPGGAGVGIGGTF; this comes from the coding sequence ATGAAGCGGCTCACCGCCGCCCTGCTCGTGTCGCTGCTCGCCTTTGCCGCGCCCGCGCGGGCCGACAACGGCGAGAACGTCGAGAAGGCGCGCATCCTGTTCAATGCGGGGGCGCAGGCGTACGCCGCCGGCAGGTACGAGGACGCGGTCCATGCCTTTCGCGAGGCGCATTCGCTCACGCCCGAGCGGGCCACGGTCATCTTCTCCCTCGCGCAGGCCGAGCGCCGCCATTACACCGTGGTCCACGATCCCGAGGTGCTGCGCGCCGCCATCGACCATTTTCGGCGCTACCTCGCGCTCGTGCCGGAGGGCGGGCGCCGCGCGGACGCCATCGCCGCCCTCGGCGAGCTGGAGGCGACCCTCTCGGGCCTGCGGGACAAGGCCGAACCCGACGCGGCGCCGCGCGCGCCCCCTCCGGCGCGGATCATGGTCACCACCAATGCGCCCGACGCCGTCATATCGCTCGACGGCGAGGCGCACGCGGAGTCGCCGCTGCTCGAGGTGGTCGGCCCCGGCCGTCACGTCGTGCGGGTCTCGGCCCCGGGTTTCCTCGACGAGCAGCGGCAGGTCGTCGCGGTGGAGGGGGCGCTCGTTCCCATCGAGATCACGCTCCGCGAGCGCCCCTCGTACCTCGCGCTCACCGCTCCGCGCGGCGCGTGGATCGCGATTGATGGCCGGCCTCAGGGCGAAGCGCCGGTCCCGGGTCGGATCGAGCTTGCCCCCGGCCCTCACCTCGTCACGGTGACGCAATGGGGGCACGACGCTCGCGCCGAGCGCGTCGTGCTCGCGCGAGGTCACGTCACGCCGCTCGCGGTCACGCTGCGAACGAGCGATCAGCGGCGCGTCTCGCAGATGCTCGCAGGCGGATTCGCCGCGGGCCTGGTCGGGGGCGCCGTGCTCGCCCTCGGCGCGCTGCGGCAGGAGAACATCGCGAAGCGCGTGCTCGCCGATGCCGAAGTGGAGAACATCAGCGCGACCCAGCTCGAACAGTACAACACGGCCCGGGAATCCCGGGACGCGCTGCGCGTGGCGTCTTATTCGGTGTTCGGCCTGTCGTGCGCGCTCGGGGTCGCGGCGGCGGCTACGTTCTATTTCGACAACCCCAAGCCCCCCCGCGCGCCGCGCATGGTCGGCGTGCAGAGGGGCTCGATCGCGATTCTGCCGGGCGGCGCGGGGGTCGGGATCGGGGGGACGTTCTGA
- a CDS encoding WD40/YVTN/BNR-like repeat-containing protein, with product MIGQLLVATRKGLFQLERGGAGWSIARVSFLGDAVSMVLPDPRDGTLYAGLGLGHFGVKLRRSRDGGARWEDIAAPAYPRQPDGVRDTLPDGREWPWRVEQIWSLEAGKKDGALWCGTIPGGLFRSDDHGDSWSLVQSLWDHPKRKAWFGGGYEFPGIHSICVEDTGALTLGVSCGGVWRSEDDGATWDLRGEGMYAAFMPPERSYDMSIQDPHRIVQCPSNPDMIWVQHHNGVFRSTDRGAHWQDVPAAVPASFGFAVAVHPRDGNTAWLVPAVKDENRTPVDAKVVVSRTRDGGKTWTVLREGLPQEHAYDIVYRHALDVDGTGDVLACGSSTGALWISEDGGDRWQEISAHLPPIYAVRFVKGAGS from the coding sequence ATGATCGGTCAGCTGCTCGTGGCGACGAGGAAGGGTCTTTTTCAACTGGAGCGCGGGGGCGCGGGGTGGTCGATCGCGCGCGTGTCGTTCCTCGGCGACGCGGTCTCGATGGTGCTTCCCGATCCGCGCGACGGCACCCTCTACGCCGGCCTCGGGCTGGGGCATTTCGGGGTGAAGCTGCGCCGCTCGCGCGACGGCGGCGCGCGCTGGGAAGATATCGCGGCGCCTGCCTATCCGAGGCAGCCGGACGGCGTCCGGGACACGCTGCCGGACGGCCGGGAGTGGCCCTGGCGCGTCGAGCAGATCTGGTCGCTCGAGGCGGGCAAGAAGGACGGCGCGCTCTGGTGCGGCACGATTCCCGGCGGGCTCTTCCGCTCCGACGATCACGGCGATTCGTGGAGCCTCGTGCAATCGTTGTGGGACCACCCGAAGCGCAAGGCCTGGTTCGGCGGCGGTTACGAGTTCCCGGGCATTCATTCGATCTGCGTCGAGGACACGGGCGCGCTCACGCTGGGCGTCTCCTGCGGGGGCGTGTGGCGCTCGGAGGACGACGGGGCCACGTGGGACCTTCGCGGCGAGGGCATGTACGCCGCGTTCATGCCCCCCGAGCGCAGCTACGACATGTCGATCCAGGACCCGCACCGGATCGTCCAGTGTCCCTCGAACCCCGACATGATCTGGGTGCAGCACCATAACGGCGTCTTCCGCTCGACCGACCGCGGCGCGCACTGGCAAGACGTGCCCGCGGCGGTCCCGGCGAGCTTCGGCTTCGCGGTGGCCGTGCACCCGCGCGACGGCAATACGGCCTGGCTGGTCCCCGCGGTGAAGGACGAGAACCGGACGCCGGTCGACGCCAAGGTCGTCGTCTCGCGCACGCGCGACGGGGGCAAGACGTGGACGGTGCTGCGCGAAGGCCTGCCGCAGGAGCATGCGTACGATATCGTCTATCGCCACGCGCTCGACGTGGACGGGACGGGCGACGTGCTCGCATGCGGCAGCTCCACGGGCGCGCTGTGGATCAGCGAGGACGGGGGCGACCGATGGCAGGAGATCTCGGCGCACCTGCCGCCGATTTATGCGGTGCGGTTCGTGAAGGGGGCGGGGAGCTGA
- a CDS encoding MoaD/ThiS family protein — MARVTFTPNLERHVSCPPRDVPGRTVREVLDNYFHEEPKVRSYVLDDQGALRRHVVVFVDGAQMRDRTHLAEEVGDSASIYVMQALSGG, encoded by the coding sequence ATGGCGCGCGTCACGTTCACGCCCAACCTCGAGCGTCACGTCTCGTGCCCTCCGCGCGATGTGCCCGGACGAACCGTGCGCGAGGTGCTCGACAACTACTTCCACGAGGAGCCCAAGGTGCGAAGCTACGTGCTCGACGACCAGGGCGCGCTGCGCCGGCACGTCGTCGTCTTCGTCGATGGCGCGCAGATGCGCGATCGCACGCACCTCGCCGAGGAGGTGGGCGACAGCGCGTCGATTTACGTCATGCAAGCCCTTTCGGGGGGATGA
- a CDS encoding glutathione S-transferase family protein, translating to MAISFYYGSGSPYAWKVWLALEHKQIPYEFRLLSFDRGDTRAPEFLAINPRGKIPVLVHDGVAIAESNAIVEYLEERFPERPLLPRDPAARALVRQLAAEADGYLHEPQRSLFQETLYRKEEERDPARIAEVQTELLEELSRWDARLTGDWLAGELSLADFTAYPHIRAVRRVDDRMPAHGLGDRMPPRVAAWMKRVEALPYYEKTIPPHWKG from the coding sequence ATGGCAATCTCGTTCTATTACGGATCCGGCTCACCTTACGCGTGGAAGGTCTGGCTGGCGCTCGAGCACAAGCAGATCCCCTACGAGTTTCGCCTGCTGTCATTCGATCGCGGCGACACGCGCGCGCCCGAGTTCCTCGCCATCAACCCGCGGGGCAAGATCCCCGTCCTCGTCCACGACGGCGTCGCGATCGCGGAGTCGAACGCGATCGTCGAGTATCTCGAGGAGCGATTCCCCGAGCGCCCGCTCCTGCCCCGCGATCCGGCCGCCCGCGCCCTCGTCCGCCAGCTCGCCGCAGAGGCCGACGGCTATCTCCACGAGCCGCAGCGGAGCCTGTTCCAGGAAACCTTGTACCGCAAGGAAGAGGAGCGCGATCCGGCGCGCATCGCCGAGGTCCAGACCGAGCTGCTCGAGGAGCTCTCGCGATGGGACGCCCGGCTGACGGGCGACTGGCTGGCGGGCGAGCTGTCGCTCGCGGATTTCACCGCTTACCCGCACATCCGCGCGGTGCGGCGCGTGGACGACCGCATGCCCGCGCACGGCCTGGGCGATCGCATGCCGCCGAGGGTCGCGGCCTGGATGAAGCGCGTCGAGGCATTGCCCTATTACGAGA